The genomic stretch GACAAAAGTATTCGGTTATTGGGGAAAAATCAATATACTTCTAATGTCGAATCAGGATCAACTAGGACAGAAATAAAGCATTGGTTCGAACTCTTCTTTGGTGTCAAGGTAATAGCTATGAATAGTCATCGACTCCCGGGAAAGGGTAGAAGAATGGGACCTATTATGGGACATACAATGCATTACAGACGTATGATCATTACGCTTCAACCGGGTTA from Prunus dulcis plastid, complete genome encodes the following:
- the rpl23 gene encoding ribosomal protein L23 — translated: MDGIKYAVFTDKSIRLLGKNQYTSNVESGSTRTEIKHWFELFFGVKVIAMNSHRLPGKGRRMGPIMGHTMHYRRMIITLQPGYSIPPLRKKRT